One genomic segment of Streptomyces sp. RerS4 includes these proteins:
- the ndgR gene encoding IclR family transcriptional regulator NdgR, giving the protein MDNSSGVGVLDKAALVLSALESGPATLAGLVAATGLARPTAHRLAVALEHHRMVARDMQGRFILGPRLAELAAAAGEDRLLATAGPVLTHLRDVTGESAQLYRRQGDMRICVAAAERLSGLRDTVPVGSTLPMKAGSAAQILMAWEEPERLHRGLQGARFTATALSGVRRRGWAQSIGEREPGVASVSAPVRGPSNRVVASVSVSGPIERLTRHPGRMHAQAVIDAAARLTEALRRSG; this is encoded by the coding sequence ATGGACAACTCTAGCGGCGTCGGCGTTCTCGACAAGGCAGCTCTGGTATTGAGCGCACTGGAGTCCGGTCCGGCCACCCTCGCCGGGCTGGTCGCGGCGACAGGGCTCGCACGACCCACGGCACATCGCCTGGCCGTGGCACTGGAACACCACCGGATGGTGGCGAGGGACATGCAGGGCCGGTTCATCCTCGGCCCGCGGTTGGCGGAGCTCGCCGCCGCGGCCGGCGAGGACCGTCTGCTGGCGACGGCCGGACCGGTGCTCACGCACCTGCGTGACGTGACGGGCGAGAGCGCGCAGCTCTACCGGCGTCAAGGTGACATGCGCATCTGCGTGGCGGCGGCCGAGCGGCTCTCGGGCCTGCGGGACACCGTCCCGGTGGGCTCCACGCTCCCGATGAAGGCGGGTTCGGCCGCGCAGATCCTGATGGCCTGGGAGGAGCCCGAGCGGCTCCACCGGGGCCTGCAGGGCGCGCGCTTCACGGCGACGGCCCTGTCCGGCGTACGACGCCGGGGCTGGGCCCAGTCGATCGGCGAGCGGGAGCCCGGCGTGGCGTCCGTCTCGGCGCCCGTACGCGGCCCCTCGAACCGCGTCGTGGCCTCCGTGTCGGTCTCCGGGCCGATCGAGCGCCTGACGCGCCACCCGGGGCGCATGCACGCCCAGGCCGTCATCGACGCGGCCGCCCGGCTGACGGAGGCGCTGCGCCGCTCCGGCTGA